A single region of the Sciurus carolinensis chromosome 14, mSciCar1.2, whole genome shotgun sequence genome encodes:
- the Hnrnpk gene encoding heterogeneous nuclear ribonucleoprotein K isoform X4, producing the protein METEQPEETFPNTETNGEFGKRPAEDMEEEQAFKRSRNTDEMVELRILLQSKNAGAVIGKGGKNIKALRTDYNASVSVPDSSGPERILSISADIETIGEILKKIIPTLEEYQHYKGSDFDCELRLLIHQSLAGGIIGVKGAKIKELRENTQTTIKLFQECCPHSTDRVVLIGGKPDRVVECIKIILDLISESPIKGRAQPYDPNFYDETYDYGGFTMMFDDRRGRPVGFPMRGRGGFDRMPPGRGGRPMPPSRRDYDDMSPRRGPPPPPPGRGGRGGSRARNLPLPPPPPPRGGDLMAYDRRGRPGDRYDGMVGFSADETWDSAIDTWSPSEWQMAYEPQGGSGYDYSYAGGRGSYGDLGGPIITTQVTIPKDLAGSIIGKGGQRIKQIRHESGASIKIDEPLEGSEDRIITITGTQDQIQNAQYLLQNSVKQYSGKFF; encoded by the exons atggaaactgaaCAGCCAGAGGAAACCTTCCCCAACACCGAAACCAATGGTGAATTTG GTAAGCGCCCTGCAGAAGATATGGAAGAGGAGCAAGCATTTAAAAGATCTAGAAACACTGATGAGATGGTTGAATTACGAATTCTGCTTCAGAGCAAG AATGCTGGGGCAGTGATTGGGAAAGGAGGCAAGAATATTAAGGCTCTCCGGACAGAC TACAATGCCAGTGTTTCAGTCCCAGACAGCAGTGGCCCCGAGCG CATATTGAGTATCAGTGCTGATATTGAAACAATTggagaaattctgaagaaaatcaTCCCTACCTTGGAAGAG TACCAACACTATAAAGGAAGTGACTTTGACTGTGAGTTGAGACTGTTGATTCATCAGAGTCTGGCAGGAGGAATTATTGGGGTCAAAGGTGCTAAAATCAAAGAACTTCGAGAG AACACTCAGACAACAATCAAGCTTTTCCAGGAATGCTGCCCTCATTCCACTGACAGAGTTGTTCTTATTGGAGGAAAGCCTGATAGGGTGGTAGAGTGCATAAAGATCATCCTTGATCTTATATCTGAG tctcCCATCAAAGGACGTGCACAGCCTTATGATCCTAATTTTTATGATGAAACATATGATTATGGTGGTTTTACAATGATGTTTGATGACCGCCGTGGACGTCCAGTGGGATTTCCCATGCGGGGAAGAGGTGGTTTCGACAGAATGCCACCTGGTAGGGGTGGGCGTCCCATGCCTCCCTCTAGAAGAGATTATGATGATATGAGCCCTCGTCgaggacctcctcctcctccccctggtCGAGGTGGCCGGGGTGGGAGTAGAGCTCGgaatcttcctcttcctccaccaccaccacctagAGGAGG AGATCTAATGGCCTATGACAGAAGAGGAAGACCTGGAGACCGCTATGATGGCATG GTTGGTTTCAGTGCTGATGAAACTTGGGACTCTGCAATAGATACCTGGAGCCCATCAGAATGGCAGATGGCTTATGAACCACAG ggTGGCTCTGGATATG ATTATTCCTATGCAGGGGGTCGTGGCTCATATGGTGATCTTGGTGGACCTATTATTACAACACAAGTAACTATTCCCAAAGAT TTGGCTGGATCTATTATTGGCAAAGGTGGTCAGCGGATTAAGCAAATCCGTCATGAGTCGGGAGCCTCCATcaaaattgatgaacctttagAAGGATCCGAAGATCGGATCATTACCATTACAGGAACACAGGACCAGATACAGAATGCACAGTATTTGCTGCAGAACAG tgtGAAGCAGTATTCTGGAAAGTTTTTCTAA
- the Hnrnpk gene encoding heterogeneous nuclear ribonucleoprotein K isoform X1, with protein sequence METEQPEETFPNTETNGEFGKRPAEDMEEEQAFKRSRNTDEMVELRILLQSKNAGAVIGKGGKNIKALRTDYNASVSVPDSSGPERILSISADIETIGEILKKIIPTLEEGLQLPSPTATSQLPLESDAVECLNYQHYKGSDFDCELRLLIHQSLAGGIIGVKGAKIKELRENTQTTIKLFQECCPHSTDRVVLIGGKPDRVVECIKIILDLISESPIKGRAQPYDPNFYDETYDYGGFTMMFDDRRGRPVGFPMRGRGGFDRMPPGRGGRPMPPSRRDYDDMSPRRGPPPPPPGRGGRGGSRARNLPLPPPPPPRGGDLMAYDRRGRPGDRYDGMVGFSADETWDSAIDTWSPSEWQMAYEPQGGSGYDYSYAGGRGSYGDLGGPIITTQVTIPKDLAGSIIGKGGQRIKQIRHESGASIKIDEPLEGSEDRIITITGTQDQIQNAQYLLQNSVKQYADVEGF encoded by the exons atggaaactgaaCAGCCAGAGGAAACCTTCCCCAACACCGAAACCAATGGTGAATTTG GTAAGCGCCCTGCAGAAGATATGGAAGAGGAGCAAGCATTTAAAAGATCTAGAAACACTGATGAGATGGTTGAATTACGAATTCTGCTTCAGAGCAAG AATGCTGGGGCAGTGATTGGGAAAGGAGGCAAGAATATTAAGGCTCTCCGGACAGAC TACAATGCCAGTGTTTCAGTCCCAGACAGCAGTGGCCCCGAGCG CATATTGAGTATCAGTGCTGATATTGAAACAATTggagaaattctgaagaaaatcaTCCCTACCTTGGAAGAG gGCCTGCAGTTGCCATCACCCACTGCAACCAGCCAGCTCCCGCTCGAATCTGATGCTGTGGAATGCTTAAAT TACCAACACTATAAAGGAAGTGACTTTGACTGTGAGTTGAGACTGTTGATTCATCAGAGTCTGGCAGGAGGAATTATTGGGGTCAAAGGTGCTAAAATCAAAGAACTTCGAGAG AACACTCAGACAACAATCAAGCTTTTCCAGGAATGCTGCCCTCATTCCACTGACAGAGTTGTTCTTATTGGAGGAAAGCCTGATAGGGTGGTAGAGTGCATAAAGATCATCCTTGATCTTATATCTGAG tctcCCATCAAAGGACGTGCACAGCCTTATGATCCTAATTTTTATGATGAAACATATGATTATGGTGGTTTTACAATGATGTTTGATGACCGCCGTGGACGTCCAGTGGGATTTCCCATGCGGGGAAGAGGTGGTTTCGACAGAATGCCACCTGGTAGGGGTGGGCGTCCCATGCCTCCCTCTAGAAGAGATTATGATGATATGAGCCCTCGTCgaggacctcctcctcctccccctggtCGAGGTGGCCGGGGTGGGAGTAGAGCTCGgaatcttcctcttcctccaccaccaccacctagAGGAGG AGATCTAATGGCCTATGACAGAAGAGGAAGACCTGGAGACCGCTATGATGGCATG GTTGGTTTCAGTGCTGATGAAACTTGGGACTCTGCAATAGATACCTGGAGCCCATCAGAATGGCAGATGGCTTATGAACCACAG ggTGGCTCTGGATATG ATTATTCCTATGCAGGGGGTCGTGGCTCATATGGTGATCTTGGTGGACCTATTATTACAACACAAGTAACTATTCCCAAAGAT TTGGCTGGATCTATTATTGGCAAAGGTGGTCAGCGGATTAAGCAAATCCGTCATGAGTCGGGAGCCTCCATcaaaattgatgaacctttagAAGGATCCGAAGATCGGATCATTACCATTACAGGAACACAGGACCAGATACAGAATGCACAGTATTTGCTGCAGAACAG tgTGAAGCAGTATGCAGATGTTGAAGGATTCTAA
- the Hnrnpk gene encoding heterogeneous nuclear ribonucleoprotein K isoform X3 produces the protein METEQPEETFPNTETNGEFGKRPAEDMEEEQAFKRSRNTDEMVELRILLQSKNAGAVIGKGGKNIKALRTDYNASVSVPDSSGPERILSISADIETIGEILKKIIPTLEEYQHYKGSDFDCELRLLIHQSLAGGIIGVKGAKIKELRENTQTTIKLFQECCPHSTDRVVLIGGKPDRVVECIKIILDLISESPIKGRAQPYDPNFYDETYDYGGFTMMFDDRRGRPVGFPMRGRGGFDRMPPGRGGRPMPPSRRDYDDMSPRRGPPPPPPGRGGRGGSRARNLPLPPPPPPRGGDLMAYDRRGRPGDRYDGMVGFSADETWDSAIDTWSPSEWQMAYEPQGGSGYDYSYAGGRGSYGDLGGPIITTQVTIPKDLAGSIIGKGGQRIKQIRHESGASIKIDEPLEGSEDRIITITGTQDQIQNAQYLLQNSVKQYADVEGF, from the exons atggaaactgaaCAGCCAGAGGAAACCTTCCCCAACACCGAAACCAATGGTGAATTTG GTAAGCGCCCTGCAGAAGATATGGAAGAGGAGCAAGCATTTAAAAGATCTAGAAACACTGATGAGATGGTTGAATTACGAATTCTGCTTCAGAGCAAG AATGCTGGGGCAGTGATTGGGAAAGGAGGCAAGAATATTAAGGCTCTCCGGACAGAC TACAATGCCAGTGTTTCAGTCCCAGACAGCAGTGGCCCCGAGCG CATATTGAGTATCAGTGCTGATATTGAAACAATTggagaaattctgaagaaaatcaTCCCTACCTTGGAAGAG TACCAACACTATAAAGGAAGTGACTTTGACTGTGAGTTGAGACTGTTGATTCATCAGAGTCTGGCAGGAGGAATTATTGGGGTCAAAGGTGCTAAAATCAAAGAACTTCGAGAG AACACTCAGACAACAATCAAGCTTTTCCAGGAATGCTGCCCTCATTCCACTGACAGAGTTGTTCTTATTGGAGGAAAGCCTGATAGGGTGGTAGAGTGCATAAAGATCATCCTTGATCTTATATCTGAG tctcCCATCAAAGGACGTGCACAGCCTTATGATCCTAATTTTTATGATGAAACATATGATTATGGTGGTTTTACAATGATGTTTGATGACCGCCGTGGACGTCCAGTGGGATTTCCCATGCGGGGAAGAGGTGGTTTCGACAGAATGCCACCTGGTAGGGGTGGGCGTCCCATGCCTCCCTCTAGAAGAGATTATGATGATATGAGCCCTCGTCgaggacctcctcctcctccccctggtCGAGGTGGCCGGGGTGGGAGTAGAGCTCGgaatcttcctcttcctccaccaccaccacctagAGGAGG AGATCTAATGGCCTATGACAGAAGAGGAAGACCTGGAGACCGCTATGATGGCATG GTTGGTTTCAGTGCTGATGAAACTTGGGACTCTGCAATAGATACCTGGAGCCCATCAGAATGGCAGATGGCTTATGAACCACAG ggTGGCTCTGGATATG ATTATTCCTATGCAGGGGGTCGTGGCTCATATGGTGATCTTGGTGGACCTATTATTACAACACAAGTAACTATTCCCAAAGAT TTGGCTGGATCTATTATTGGCAAAGGTGGTCAGCGGATTAAGCAAATCCGTCATGAGTCGGGAGCCTCCATcaaaattgatgaacctttagAAGGATCCGAAGATCGGATCATTACCATTACAGGAACACAGGACCAGATACAGAATGCACAGTATTTGCTGCAGAACAG tgTGAAGCAGTATGCAGATGTTGAAGGATTCTAA
- the Hnrnpk gene encoding heterogeneous nuclear ribonucleoprotein K isoform X2, protein METEQPEETFPNTETNGEFGKRPAEDMEEEQAFKRSRNTDEMVELRILLQSKNAGAVIGKGGKNIKALRTDYNASVSVPDSSGPERILSISADIETIGEILKKIIPTLEEGLQLPSPTATSQLPLESDAVECLNYQHYKGSDFDCELRLLIHQSLAGGIIGVKGAKIKELRENTQTTIKLFQECCPHSTDRVVLIGGKPDRVVECIKIILDLISESPIKGRAQPYDPNFYDETYDYGGFTMMFDDRRGRPVGFPMRGRGGFDRMPPGRGGRPMPPSRRDYDDMSPRRGPPPPPPGRGGRGGSRARNLPLPPPPPPRGGDLMAYDRRGRPGDRYDGMVGFSADETWDSAIDTWSPSEWQMAYEPQGGSGYDYSYAGGRGSYGDLGGPIITTQVTIPKDLAGSIIGKGGQRIKQIRHESGASIKIDEPLEGSEDRIITITGTQDQIQNAQYLLQNSVKQYSGKFF, encoded by the exons atggaaactgaaCAGCCAGAGGAAACCTTCCCCAACACCGAAACCAATGGTGAATTTG GTAAGCGCCCTGCAGAAGATATGGAAGAGGAGCAAGCATTTAAAAGATCTAGAAACACTGATGAGATGGTTGAATTACGAATTCTGCTTCAGAGCAAG AATGCTGGGGCAGTGATTGGGAAAGGAGGCAAGAATATTAAGGCTCTCCGGACAGAC TACAATGCCAGTGTTTCAGTCCCAGACAGCAGTGGCCCCGAGCG CATATTGAGTATCAGTGCTGATATTGAAACAATTggagaaattctgaagaaaatcaTCCCTACCTTGGAAGAG gGCCTGCAGTTGCCATCACCCACTGCAACCAGCCAGCTCCCGCTCGAATCTGATGCTGTGGAATGCTTAAAT TACCAACACTATAAAGGAAGTGACTTTGACTGTGAGTTGAGACTGTTGATTCATCAGAGTCTGGCAGGAGGAATTATTGGGGTCAAAGGTGCTAAAATCAAAGAACTTCGAGAG AACACTCAGACAACAATCAAGCTTTTCCAGGAATGCTGCCCTCATTCCACTGACAGAGTTGTTCTTATTGGAGGAAAGCCTGATAGGGTGGTAGAGTGCATAAAGATCATCCTTGATCTTATATCTGAG tctcCCATCAAAGGACGTGCACAGCCTTATGATCCTAATTTTTATGATGAAACATATGATTATGGTGGTTTTACAATGATGTTTGATGACCGCCGTGGACGTCCAGTGGGATTTCCCATGCGGGGAAGAGGTGGTTTCGACAGAATGCCACCTGGTAGGGGTGGGCGTCCCATGCCTCCCTCTAGAAGAGATTATGATGATATGAGCCCTCGTCgaggacctcctcctcctccccctggtCGAGGTGGCCGGGGTGGGAGTAGAGCTCGgaatcttcctcttcctccaccaccaccacctagAGGAGG AGATCTAATGGCCTATGACAGAAGAGGAAGACCTGGAGACCGCTATGATGGCATG GTTGGTTTCAGTGCTGATGAAACTTGGGACTCTGCAATAGATACCTGGAGCCCATCAGAATGGCAGATGGCTTATGAACCACAG ggTGGCTCTGGATATG ATTATTCCTATGCAGGGGGTCGTGGCTCATATGGTGATCTTGGTGGACCTATTATTACAACACAAGTAACTATTCCCAAAGAT TTGGCTGGATCTATTATTGGCAAAGGTGGTCAGCGGATTAAGCAAATCCGTCATGAGTCGGGAGCCTCCATcaaaattgatgaacctttagAAGGATCCGAAGATCGGATCATTACCATTACAGGAACACAGGACCAGATACAGAATGCACAGTATTTGCTGCAGAACAG tgtGAAGCAGTATTCTGGAAAGTTTTTCTAA